The DNA segment ACGCCGCCATCCCTGAACGTCCTCACCGACAACGCCCTGGTCGCGACCGGCAACGTCGTCATCCCCGTCATTCCCGAGAAGCTAAACGCCAACAGCCTCCAGATTTTCGCGAAGCAGCTGAGTTCCCTCGAACAGGCGTACGGAGACATCAATCGGCTCGCCATCGTCTGTAACCGTGTCGAGCAGAACGCCGAGCACCGTGACACTATCGAGGAGATCAAGTCGGCGTACTCCCTCCCAGTGTTCGAGATCCCGAAGCGGACCGACCTCTCTCAGTCGATTGGCGAGGGTGTGTCCGTCTTCGGCTTCGGCAAGGAGAACCAGCGCGTCGAGGATGCACGCGACCTGTTCAACGAGATCGCCGACCTGTTCGACGAGACGTTTGAGAAGACCGCACCTGAGGAGGTGGAAGCATGACCGACGGCTGGGGTGATGCTTCCGGCATCGAGGGCAACTACGAAGAGGAGGACGATGAGGTCGATTCCAGCGAAACGAGTGAGGTGAGTGAAACGGTGGAAACCAGTTCATCGACCGAAACGACCGAATCGACTTCAACGAGTGAAACGAAAGAAACGAGCAAAACGAAGACGAACATCAAGGACGAGTGGAATGGGCGGACGATCTACATTCCCGACGATATCCTCGACGAGATGGAGGATACCTACCTCGAGTCCCAGCTGAAGCTCCGCAAGGCGGGGCAGGACGAGTTCAAGAAGAACCGACACTTCTACCCGCTACTCGTCCAGTTCGGTGTTGAGGCACTCTCTGATGCGGATTCTGGGGAAATTCAGGCTCGGCTTTCGGAACTCGGAGACGAATGACCTCGCGCAGAACGAGGACTGACAGAAGTTGAGACTGGAGCTCTCAATGCATACGCATTCAGCACACATAATCCCGAACGTGGATTTTACTTCAGACAGTTTCGTCGATGTACTCGTCTTTCTAGCGCACTGATTCGGGATTCAAATCGGTGGTGTTGAGGCTACACCGAGGGTCTAAGATGATTCTACAGTTGCGAATGGTTCCGTCGAGGAAAACATATTAGTATTTGCTTGTATAAGCTGAACCTGATATGGTAGAGGACGCGATCGTTGACGGAACCGCGGAAGGGACTGCTCCCTGCTGTGCACCGCCCGGTGATGTTGACTCAGATACGATGGCGACGGATCTCCAAGTGCTGACCGCGATGGGGAACGACACGCGATACGAGCTGCTTCGCCGAATCGCGAACGCCGACGACGGCGTCTGCGTCTG comes from the Halorussus limi genome and includes:
- a CDS encoding ParA family protein — encoded protein: MTDTNTARITVANQKGGAGKTTDVIHTGGALAARGHDVLLVDIDYHGGLTCSLGYNDLYYDTDRTTLFDVLDFDQMESVNDIIVEHEEFDILPASEKLANNKNIQTLLEAPKSRERLEMTLDELDKDYDYIIVDTPPSLNVLTDNALVATGNVVIPVIPEKLNANSLQIFAKQLSSLEQAYGDINRLAIVCNRVEQNAEHRDTIEEIKSAYSLPVFEIPKRTDLSQSIGEGVSVFGFGKENQRVEDARDLFNEIADLFDETFEKTAPEEVEA
- a CDS encoding ArsR/SmtB family transcription factor, which encodes MVEDAIVDGTAEGTAPCCAPPGDVDSDTMATDLQVLTAMGNDTRYELLRRIANADDGVCVCDLEAAVGVSQSAVSQALSRLYTAQLVTRRKEGSWRYYETTETTSALLETLDDLRGTYE